A region of Ferruginibacter albus DNA encodes the following proteins:
- a CDS encoding IPT/TIG domain-containing protein, translating to MMRISISKIISFIIAVIVITSCTKESSLIPPPTITSYSPTIDTAGGIITIKGTGFTGASVVSFNGIAASFTVINDTTLTAIAPAGTGGTIQVTAPGGTATYNGFSVVDPGLGYCDCGASYMVGRNNLIAHWTFDSTDKEDISGLTPILTGGSSSYVTGVLGKAISFTNGWLTYPATATFAGVVNTTINSNDTFKTGFTISMWAQIPAPSDTLLTNLFQLSCTAVKNYPVAGIGFRKYRDSTLQLAGGLTNIDSFGIYPSYDSAFLKTKVKDTFEWAFIAMDFNASAKQLDYYYNGALIGSAVLSKDTADGSSAIFHKSRKLAIPAPNYATIGAFESTTTFPSAPNGHQLPGFMKDGFTGALDDIRLFNKTLSATEIGLLYQYGSMGK from the coding sequence ATGATGCGAATATCAATTTCAAAAATTATATCATTCATAATAGCAGTTATTGTTATTACATCCTGTACAAAAGAATCTTCCTTAATTCCGCCGCCAACCATTACTTCTTATTCTCCAACAATTGATACAGCAGGCGGCATTATTACTATTAAAGGAACAGGTTTTACAGGCGCAAGTGTTGTAAGTTTTAATGGAATTGCAGCTTCCTTTACGGTAATAAATGATACCACTCTTACAGCTATTGCACCGGCAGGAACGGGTGGAACCATACAGGTAACTGCACCGGGTGGAACAGCAACCTATAATGGTTTTTCAGTGGTAGATCCGGGCTTAGGGTATTGCGATTGCGGCGCTTCGTATATGGTTGGTCGAAATAACCTTATTGCACACTGGACTTTTGATAGTACTGATAAAGAAGATATTTCAGGATTAACTCCTATCCTTACAGGAGGAAGTTCATCTTATGTAACAGGAGTATTAGGCAAAGCAATCAGCTTTACCAATGGATGGCTAACCTATCCTGCCACTGCAACATTTGCAGGCGTAGTGAATACAACGATCAATTCGAATGATACGTTCAAAACAGGTTTTACTATTAGCATGTGGGCGCAAATACCAGCGCCATCAGATACTTTGCTAACCAATCTTTTTCAATTAAGCTGCACTGCTGTAAAAAATTATCCTGTTGCAGGAATTGGATTTAGAAAATATCGTGACAGTACTTTACAATTAGCTGGAGGATTAACGAATATAGATTCTTTTGGAATTTACCCAAGTTATGATTCTGCATTTTTAAAAACGAAAGTAAAAGATACATTTGAATGGGCGTTTATTGCAATGGACTTTAATGCTTCCGCGAAACAATTGGATTATTATTATAATGGAGCCTTAATTGGTTCTGCTGTTTTATCAAAAGATACCGCAGACGGAAGCAGCGCTATCTTTCACAAATCACGAAAGCTGGCAATACCTGCTCCGAATTACGCTACCATTGGCGCTTTTGAATCAACTACTACATTTCCTTCTGCTCCCAATGGTCATCAATTACCGGGCTTCATGAAAGATGGCTTTACCGGTGCCCTGGATGATATACGTTTATTTAATAAAACCCTTTCTGCAACGGAAATTGGTTTGTTATATCAGTATGGTAGTATGGGAAAGTAA
- a CDS encoding PAS domain S-box protein, giving the protein MKSLPFFRTLIVFCIILLLAVFVFVFYFYNVNKQAHENTQWIIHNNEILYKSGKLLSYLKDTRTTTQEYLETGDSTFLTLYFAAKDSVTREIDILRALTNNNASQQNRIDKLASLINKRWDLYNRMHYIGIKNNSKTAIDSLRAKSRDIMGEINDTLKNIQAEEHQVSLIHEDNTKQNEQYSAVTFFLFIISLIALIITAFFILQFFSKINKDENNVLANAQTIFFSKRIDEIVKGISDPLFSLNKAFCFVFYNEAARKILAKGKKLAQKNFFETFPQYQHNIIGEKIKQVMFLRKSVSFEALEIFNDQWLDITIYPTSEGVSVYMKDATARKENEMALQEAQHFLELTNKLALVGGWEMETVSEKVKWTPNTREIFETQPDFVLDFEHVLDFFPEESREALLKVVNNAIQHHVGWDIELPTVTAKGNEKWIRTKGEPIIENDICVRLIGSVQDIDSKRMLYNHALKNEQRFRSAFENSMNGMVLADKDGLIIEVNQSFCDMLGYSKEALSSLRFDKLTYSLDRPYSESIYKKALAGIQKSWRYKKRYLHKEGYIVWVELSGSVITDKDENVSGFLVQLQKMHTQIQEKDISGNEQKGRTILQVH; this is encoded by the coding sequence ATGAAAAGCTTACCCTTTTTTCGAACGCTGATTGTTTTCTGTATAATACTTTTATTAGCTGTATTTGTTTTCGTCTTCTACTTTTATAATGTAAATAAACAAGCCCATGAGAATACTCAATGGATAATCCATAACAACGAGATTCTATATAAATCAGGAAAATTATTATCTTATTTAAAAGACACTCGTACAACTACACAAGAATATCTTGAAACCGGCGACAGTACCTTTTTGACACTTTATTTTGCAGCTAAAGATAGTGTTACAAGAGAAATAGATATTCTTCGTGCTCTCACAAATAATAATGCAAGCCAACAAAACAGGATTGATAAATTAGCAAGTTTAATAAACAAACGATGGGATCTGTATAACCGGATGCATTACATAGGGATTAAAAATAATTCAAAAACCGCTATTGATTCTCTAAGAGCAAAAAGCAGGGACATAATGGGGGAAATAAATGATACGCTAAAAAATATTCAGGCAGAAGAACACCAGGTATCATTAATTCACGAAGACAATACAAAACAAAATGAACAATATTCTGCAGTTACTTTTTTCCTGTTTATAATAAGTCTTATTGCTTTAATAATTACAGCGTTCTTTATTCTACAGTTTTTTTCTAAAATAAATAAAGATGAAAATAATGTGCTCGCTAATGCACAAACAATTTTTTTCAGCAAGCGTATCGACGAAATTGTAAAAGGAATAAGTGATCCGCTTTTTTCATTGAATAAGGCTTTTTGTTTTGTTTTTTATAATGAAGCCGCACGTAAAATTCTGGCAAAAGGAAAAAAATTGGCTCAAAAGAATTTTTTTGAAACTTTTCCTCAGTATCAACATAATATTATTGGAGAAAAAATAAAACAGGTAATGTTTCTTCGCAAAAGTGTTTCATTTGAAGCGCTTGAAATTTTTAATGATCAGTGGTTGGATATAACCATTTATCCTACATCTGAAGGAGTATCTGTTTATATGAAAGATGCTACAGCAAGAAAAGAAAATGAAATGGCATTACAGGAAGCGCAACATTTTTTGGAACTAACAAATAAGTTAGCGCTTGTTGGAGGTTGGGAAATGGAAACTGTTTCTGAAAAGGTAAAGTGGACACCTAATACAAGAGAAATTTTTGAAACACAACCTGATTTTGTGCTGGATTTTGAACATGTACTGGATTTTTTCCCGGAGGAAAGTAGAGAAGCATTGCTCAAAGTAGTAAACAATGCCATACAGCACCATGTTGGCTGGGATATAGAACTGCCGACAGTTACGGCAAAAGGGAATGAAAAATGGATAAGGACCAAAGGAGAGCCGATCATTGAAAACGACATATGTGTAAGATTAATTGGTAGCGTACAGGATATCGATTCAAAAAGAATGTTATACAACCATGCCTTGAAAAACGAACAACGTTTCAGATCTGCATTCGAGAACAGTATGAATGGGATGGTATTGGCAGACAAAGACGGATTGATAATAGAAGTGAACCAGTCATTCTGTGATATGTTGGGGTATTCAAAAGAAGCGCTTTCATCTCTTCGGTTTGATAAGCTGACTTATTCTTTAGACAGACCATATTCTGAAAGTATTTATAAAAAAGCATTAGCAGGAATTCAAAAAAGCTGGCGCTATAAAAAACGCTACCTGCATAAAGAAGGATATATAGTTTGGGTGGAACTTTCGGGCTCAGTTATTACAGATAAAGATGAAAACGTGTCAGGTTTTTTAGTTCAATTACAAAAGATGCATACACAAATTCAAGAGAAGGATATTTCAGGAAATGAACAAAAAGGTAGAACTATTTTACAGGTGCATTGA
- a CDS encoding BatD family protein, giving the protein MNKIFFIALLLLAYSSINAQAKFTATIKPATISTDQTAELTFTVENVQQVAELQTPELKDFIVVSGPNQQSSMQMINGDIKQSLTLSYIIQPKSTGTFEIGQASAKLNDKVVKSNKLILKVTKGSAPDNKKEEKKNNKAPEKKNEINTEENYTFVIHSFSSFI; this is encoded by the coding sequence ATGAATAAAATCTTCTTTATTGCTTTGCTGCTATTGGCATATAGTTCTATCAATGCACAGGCAAAATTTACGGCTACCATAAAACCAGCTACCATTAGTACAGACCAAACAGCTGAATTAACTTTTACCGTAGAAAATGTACAACAGGTAGCAGAGTTACAAACACCGGAACTAAAAGATTTTATTGTAGTAAGCGGTCCAAACCAGCAAAGCAGTATGCAAATGATCAACGGTGATATAAAACAATCACTAACGTTGAGTTATATTATTCAACCTAAATCAACCGGCACATTTGAAATCGGACAGGCATCTGCGAAGCTAAATGATAAAGTAGTAAAGAGTAATAAGCTTATTTTAAAAGTTACCAAGGGCTCTGCTCCTGACAATAAGAAAGAAGAAAAGAAAAACAATAAAGCGCCTGAAAAGAAAAATGAAATTAATACAGAAGAAAACTACACATTTGTAATTCATTCTTTCAGTAGTTTTATTTAA
- the metX gene encoding homoserine O-acetyltransferase MetX has product MQYFHYKEAFELENGQSLPELTIAYHTYGTLNADKSNVVWVCHALTANSDAADWWNGIIGSGHIINPERFFIVCANIIGSCYGTTGPLSENAKTGNPYYSDFPLITIRDMVKAHILLRKHLGIDKIFLAMGGSMGGYQAMEWAVMEKEVIQHLFLLATSATESAWGIATHTAQRLAIEADSTWNTASPDAGKKGLKAARAIGMLTYRNYGIMVQQQTDSDHEKIDNFKATSYITYQGDKLVNRFNAYSYWALTKTMDSHNIARGRGGKPETVLQSIHQKTLLIGISSDILCPLIEQHFLANNLPNSTLIEIDSSYGHDGFMVESKLISQHLGEWLGDFFVLNYGAKI; this is encoded by the coding sequence ATGCAGTATTTTCATTACAAAGAGGCGTTTGAACTGGAAAACGGACAATCTCTGCCTGAACTTACCATTGCCTATCACACTTACGGCACTCTAAATGCCGATAAAAGTAATGTGGTATGGGTTTGTCACGCCCTTACCGCCAACTCCGATGCGGCTGACTGGTGGAATGGTATCATTGGCAGCGGACATATTATTAACCCCGAAAGGTTCTTTATTGTTTGCGCAAATATTATCGGGTCTTGTTACGGCACTACCGGACCGTTAAGTGAGAATGCTAAAACAGGCAACCCTTACTATTCTGATTTTCCATTGATCACTATTCGGGATATGGTGAAAGCACATATTCTTCTCCGTAAGCATTTAGGTATTGATAAAATATTTTTGGCAATGGGTGGCAGCATGGGTGGTTACCAGGCTATGGAATGGGCGGTGATGGAAAAAGAGGTTATTCAGCATTTATTTTTACTAGCTACTTCTGCAACAGAAAGTGCCTGGGGCATTGCCACACACACCGCACAGCGTTTGGCTATTGAAGCGGATAGTACCTGGAATACGGCTTCGCCGGATGCCGGAAAAAAAGGATTAAAAGCTGCCCGTGCTATCGGTATGCTTACCTATCGCAATTACGGAATAATGGTGCAACAGCAAACCGATAGCGACCACGAAAAGATTGACAACTTTAAAGCTACTTCATATATCACTTACCAGGGCGATAAGCTGGTGAATCGTTTTAATGCATACAGTTATTGGGCACTTACCAAAACCATGGACAGTCATAATATTGCCCGTGGACGTGGTGGCAAGCCTGAAACTGTTTTGCAAAGCATTCATCAAAAAACATTATTAATTGGTATCAGCAGTGATATTCTTTGTCCGTTGATAGAACAACATTTTTTGGCAAACAACCTGCCTAACTCTACACTAATTGAAATCGATTCTTCCTACGGGCATGATGGCTTTATGGTAGAATCAAAACTCATCTCTCAACACTTAGGCGAGTGGCTGGGCGATTTTTTTGTGTTGAATTACGGAGCGAAGATTTAA
- a CDS encoding OsmC family protein codes for MIKIELNRVEGDFGFEATDANGHVAKIDTSAETGGTNFGIRPMQMVLMGLGGCSGIDIVMILKKQRQTVESFAIKIEGEREKGKEPSLWEDIKLVFELKGQIDYDKAYRACELSMEKYCSVAATLRAGNTKINWEVRVN; via the coding sequence ATGATAAAAATAGAGCTTAACAGGGTAGAGGGAGATTTTGGGTTTGAAGCCACCGATGCCAATGGTCACGTAGCAAAAATTGATACCAGCGCAGAAACAGGAGGAACCAATTTTGGTATCCGCCCGATGCAAATGGTATTGATGGGCTTGGGTGGTTGCAGCGGTATTGATATCGTGATGATCTTAAAAAAACAACGCCAAACGGTGGAAAGCTTTGCTATTAAAATAGAAGGGGAAAGAGAGAAAGGAAAAGAACCATCGCTATGGGAAGATATTAAATTAGTGTTTGAACTGAAAGGTCAGATCGATTATGATAAGGCATATCGTGCCTGTGAATTATCGATGGAAAAATATTGTTCTGTAGCAGCAACGTTAAGAGCGGGAAATACTAAAATAAACTGGGAAGTGAGGGTTAATTAA
- a CDS encoding O-succinylhomoserine sulfhydrylase: MNDKLHPTTKAIRTQIDRTNEMEHSSPLFLTSSFMYNDVEMMRAAFADEIDVNIYSRFSNPNVQEFVDRVCALEGAEYGYATASGMSAIFASFMALLKSGDHFVCCSSVFGSTITIINKYLPNYGIEVTYVSATNLDEWEAAIKPNTKMIYLETPTNPGLDIIDLEFAGKLAKKHNLIFNVDNCFATPISQQPIKYGADLVVHSATKWMDGQGRVLGGVVVGKKELIEKIYLFCRSTGPSLSPFNAWVLSKSLETLDVRMERHSNNAFTIAKKLEGHPKIERVVYPFLESHPAYAIAKKQMKNGGALVSFHLKGGLESGKKFLDALQLLTLTANLGDSRSIASHPASTTHVKLTDAERLATGITPGLIRISVGLEYVDDIINDILQALEKS, from the coding sequence ATGAACGATAAATTGCATCCAACAACAAAAGCCATCCGCACGCAAATAGACCGCACCAATGAAATGGAGCATTCTTCACCATTGTTCTTAACCAGCAGTTTTATGTACAATGATGTGGAAATGATGAGAGCGGCTTTTGCAGATGAGATCGATGTAAATATTTACAGTCGTTTTAGCAATCCAAATGTGCAGGAGTTTGTAGATAGAGTTTGTGCTTTAGAAGGTGCAGAATATGGCTATGCCACTGCATCTGGCATGAGCGCCATCTTTGCATCCTTCATGGCATTGCTGAAAAGCGGAGATCATTTTGTTTGTTGCAGTTCTGTATTTGGCAGCACTATTACTATCATCAATAAATATTTGCCTAACTACGGAATAGAAGTAACTTATGTTAGCGCCACTAATTTGGATGAATGGGAAGCAGCCATCAAGCCAAATACTAAAATGATCTACCTGGAAACACCAACGAATCCCGGTTTAGATATTATTGATTTGGAGTTTGCAGGTAAGCTGGCAAAAAAGCATAATCTCATTTTTAATGTAGATAATTGTTTTGCTACGCCTATTTCACAACAGCCTATTAAATACGGCGCAGACTTAGTTGTTCATTCCGCTACTAAATGGATGGATGGGCAAGGTCGTGTACTCGGCGGTGTTGTTGTTGGTAAAAAAGAATTAATTGAAAAGATATATTTATTCTGTCGCAGTACAGGTCCGTCCTTATCTCCATTCAATGCATGGGTATTAAGCAAGAGTTTGGAAACATTGGATGTTCGCATGGAACGTCATAGCAACAATGCATTTACCATCGCAAAAAAATTAGAAGGACACCCAAAGATCGAAAGAGTAGTCTATCCTTTCTTAGAAAGTCATCCTGCTTATGCCATTGCAAAAAAGCAAATGAAGAATGGGGGTGCTTTAGTAAGCTTCCATTTAAAAGGTGGCTTGGAAAGCGGAAAGAAATTTTTAGATGCATTACAACTGTTAACGCTGACTGCTAATCTCGGCGATAGCCGCAGCATTGCTTCTCATCCCGCAAGTACAACGCATGTAAAACTTACAGATGCAGAACGGTTAGCAACGGGAATAACGCCGGGACTTATTCGTATTTCCGTAGGATTGGAATATGTAGATGATATCATCAATGATATTCTACAGGCGTTAGAAAAATCTTGA
- a CDS encoding zinc-ribbon domain-containing protein: MFFLFGTNKSKLKHKYFLKNCKCPVCGQLNTLDGSVTGRYFHLFFIPLFPAGKEKSAKCSHCNSTINEKSFTPEMKQEFMIASAENPNKTPFWHGCGCLAIVLLVLVILLSAAYVWFKHRHDPPKAEDYRKVAFNADEKKLDDDSLVPLDSISVDLKNCLDNRFNDVLEKDKFRYFCKINQDRVLVLLKIEDIKKIKADDRHKLIPIIEKCLNNIDGLAGKEVYIGVEGKWNMILTSSPMKEDLDGSFADEDILYPFYDTSKTVQMDSVIIKSKRK; encoded by the coding sequence ATGTTTTTTCTATTCGGTACCAACAAATCCAAATTAAAGCATAAGTATTTTTTAAAGAATTGTAAATGTCCTGTTTGTGGTCAGCTAAATACGCTGGATGGCAGCGTTACAGGACGCTATTTTCATCTTTTCTTTATCCCTCTATTTCCCGCAGGCAAAGAGAAATCAGCCAAATGCAGTCATTGTAACAGCACGATCAATGAAAAATCCTTTACACCTGAAATGAAACAGGAGTTCATGATAGCTTCGGCAGAAAACCCAAACAAAACACCCTTTTGGCACGGATGCGGCTGTCTTGCTATCGTATTACTGGTACTGGTCATTTTATTATCAGCTGCTTATGTATGGTTTAAGCATCGTCACGATCCGCCAAAAGCTGAAGATTATAGAAAAGTAGCATTTAATGCAGATGAGAAAAAACTTGATGATGATTCATTAGTGCCATTAGACAGCATCTCTGTTGATCTAAAGAATTGTTTAGACAATCGTTTTAACGATGTGCTGGAAAAAGATAAATTCCGCTACTTCTGCAAAATCAACCAGGATCGTGTACTCGTTTTGCTAAAGATTGAAGACATAAAGAAAATCAAAGCGGATGATCGGCACAAATTGATACCGATAATAGAAAAATGTTTAAATAATATCGATGGATTAGCAGGAAAAGAAGTTTACATAGGGGTAGAAGGAAAATGGAATATGATATTGACAAGCTCACCCATGAAGGAAGACCTGGATGGAAGCTTTGCTGATGAAGATATATTGTACCCCTTTTACGACACTTCAAAAACAGTACAAATGGATTCTGTGATCATAAAATCTAAAAGAAAATGA
- a CDS encoding AI-2E family transporter, whose product MNTSFNQKIKQVLILTLIIFLFCVSLKALYSFLPGILGAVTLYILSRNYYFKMVETKKWKKGRAAAVILFFFTLVLGALIYAGIALLGPKVNQWISDSAEIIAGVRKITSKILDRTGIDLFSESTLKELQTKLTAFVPQLFNATSSLLTNFVLMLFTLYYMLYNGKEIETQLTKLIPLKQKNITLLATETLTVVRANAIGIPLISIIQGVVATIGYMIFGVKDWALWGFLTGLFAFFPVIGTMIIWVPVVIMQYAMGDNWNATAVLIYSIVVTGNVDYLARITILKRMGNIHPMTTVLGVIVGLSLFGFVGLIFGPLLINYIIILAKIYINEFSAKENVE is encoded by the coding sequence ATGAATACAAGCTTCAATCAAAAGATAAAACAGGTACTTATTTTAACACTGATCATATTTCTTTTCTGTGTTTCTCTTAAAGCATTATATAGTTTTTTACCGGGAATATTAGGTGCTGTAACCTTATATATCCTTAGTCGCAATTATTATTTCAAAATGGTTGAAACTAAAAAATGGAAGAAAGGAAGAGCTGCAGCTGTTATTCTTTTCTTTTTTACATTGGTATTAGGTGCGCTTATCTATGCAGGCATTGCATTGTTAGGACCAAAAGTAAATCAATGGATAAGCGATTCCGCAGAGATCATTGCAGGAGTCAGAAAGATAACGTCTAAAATACTGGACAGAACAGGAATTGATCTGTTTTCTGAAAGCACATTAAAAGAACTGCAAACCAAACTAACTGCCTTTGTTCCACAACTATTCAATGCTACTTCTTCACTGCTTACCAATTTTGTTTTAATGCTGTTCACCTTGTATTATATGCTGTACAATGGAAAAGAAATAGAGACACAATTGACAAAGCTTATTCCTTTAAAACAAAAAAACATTACACTATTAGCAACGGAAACATTAACGGTTGTAAGAGCGAATGCGATCGGCATTCCGTTAATATCGATCATACAAGGTGTTGTTGCAACCATTGGCTATATGATATTTGGCGTGAAGGATTGGGCACTGTGGGGGTTTTTAACAGGCTTATTTGCTTTCTTTCCTGTTATTGGAACGATGATAATCTGGGTGCCAGTAGTAATTATGCAATATGCAATGGGCGATAACTGGAATGCAACTGCTGTTCTGATATATAGCATTGTAGTTACCGGCAATGTTGATTACCTGGCAAGAATTACTATTTTAAAAAGAATGGGAAACATACATCCGATGACCACTGTATTAGGAGTAATTGTTGGCTTAAGTTTGTTTGGCTTTGTAGGATTGATATTCGGTCCGTTATTGATAAACTATATTATTATTCTTGCGAAGATCTATATCAATGAATTCAGTGCAAAAGAAAATGTAGAATAA